One Yoonia sp. BS5-3 genomic window carries:
- a CDS encoding HAD family hydrolase, whose protein sequence is MKIAMWSGPRNLSTAMMYSFGNRGDLRPWDEPFYAAYLDKTNLEHPMQAEILAQGPTDPQAVADQIAERGDGQFLKLMTFHMLDGFPMDWGQDCQHFHLIRHPARVIASYSQKRESPTLKDIGFAAHLDIYRRFPGPVVSSYDIRLDPRGMLEKLCNALGVDFDPAMLSWPKGPKPFDGVWAPHWYDAVHRSTGFATAEGPLPDLRGRDADLCAAALPAYEEMAKNKI, encoded by the coding sequence ATGAAAATTGCCATGTGGTCCGGGCCGCGCAATCTGTCGACGGCGATGATGTATAGCTTTGGTAATCGCGGCGATCTGCGCCCTTGGGATGAACCGTTTTACGCGGCCTACCTTGATAAAACCAATCTCGAACACCCGATGCAGGCCGAGATTTTGGCGCAAGGCCCAACTGACCCGCAGGCCGTCGCAGATCAGATCGCGGAACGCGGCGACGGGCAGTTTTTGAAGTTGATGACGTTCCATATGTTGGATGGCTTCCCGATGGATTGGGGGCAGGACTGCCAGCATTTCCACCTGATCCGGCATCCGGCCCGGGTGATCGCGAGTTATTCCCAAAAGCGCGAAAGCCCAACGCTGAAAGACATCGGGTTTGCCGCGCATCTGGACATCTATCGCCGGTTCCCGGGACCTGTCGTGAGTTCCTATGATATCCGTCTTGACCCGCGTGGCATGTTGGAAAAACTGTGCAACGCCCTTGGAGTAGATTTCGATCCTGCGATGCTCAGCTGGCCGAAAGGACCTAAACCGTTTGACGGAGTGTGGGCACCCCATTGGTATGACGCGGTACATCGCTCGACTGGATTTGCCACCGCCGAAGGCCCATTGCCGGACCTCAGGGGCCGCGATGCTGATCTCTGCGCGGCGGCCTTGCCCGCCTATGAAGAAATGGCAAAGAACAAGATCTAA
- a CDS encoding ABC transporter substrate-binding protein: MKKALLSSAALILAAGAAMAETTVQSCDRTVTFDAPPERAISNDVNLTEMMLVLGLADRMVGYTGISGWNKLDAEMTAGVAELPELSAQYPSKEVLVGADADFFFAGWNYGMKVGGEVTPATLDPFGIQVYELTESCIHIMDKQKASIEDMYADLMNLGTIFDVQDTAAALVDSYRAELAAFTGDLETGDPLRVFVYDSGEDTPFTAGRYGMPTALIEAAGGVNIMDDFEKSWATVTWEEVVERNPEVIVIVNYGEVTAAQKRDFMMSNPAFAGLDAIKNDRFVTLEYVEATPGPRNIEAIKTLAEAFWAE; the protein is encoded by the coding sequence ATGAAAAAGGCACTCCTTTCCTCTGCTGCGCTGATCCTCGCAGCCGGGGCTGCCATGGCCGAAACCACCGTTCAAAGCTGTGACCGAACGGTCACCTTCGACGCCCCGCCGGAGCGGGCGATCTCAAACGATGTGAACCTGACCGAAATGATGCTGGTGCTGGGTCTTGCGGACCGGATGGTTGGCTACACGGGCATTTCGGGTTGGAACAAGCTCGATGCTGAAATGACCGCCGGTGTTGCCGAGCTGCCGGAACTATCCGCCCAATACCCCTCAAAAGAGGTGCTGGTCGGCGCTGACGCCGATTTCTTTTTCGCAGGCTGGAACTACGGGATGAAGGTCGGTGGCGAAGTCACGCCCGCGACATTGGACCCCTTCGGCATCCAGGTCTATGAGCTGACCGAATCCTGCATCCACATCATGGACAAGCAAAAGGCCAGCATCGAAGACATGTATGCGGACCTGATGAACCTTGGCACGATCTTTGATGTGCAAGACACAGCAGCCGCGCTGGTGGATAGCTACCGCGCCGAACTTGCCGCCTTCACAGGCGATCTGGAAACCGGTGATCCCTTGCGCGTCTTTGTCTATGACAGCGGCGAAGACACACCCTTCACCGCCGGGCGCTACGGGATGCCCACGGCGCTGATTGAGGCGGCAGGCGGCGTCAATATCATGGATGATTTCGAAAAAAGCTGGGCTACTGTCACCTGGGAAGAGGTTGTTGAGCGCAACCCCGAGGTCATCGTGATCGTCAATTACGGCGAGGTCACCGCCGCACAAAAACGCGATTTCATGATGTCCAACCCGGCCTTTGCGGGCCTTGATGCGATCAAGAACGACCGTTTCGTGACGCTGGAATATGTCGAAGCCACACCGGGGCCGCGCAATATCGAGGCGATCAAAACCCTGGCAGAAGCCTTCTGGGCCGAATGA
- a CDS encoding BrnA antitoxin family protein, giving the protein MTKPKKKTKTQAIHWNYAIDAHRMVEHDLHAAIGQAGGLPPGWNEIWQNRDRRDPKRVPITIRLDADVVKFFKGMGEGYQGRINRVLRMFMHYRLAGIVEGPDTTDYVLRPETLVSEKAGKRPEWGDYDRLQAAVAERTRER; this is encoded by the coding sequence ATGACCAAGCCCAAGAAGAAGACCAAGACCCAGGCGATCCATTGGAATTATGCGATCGACGCCCACCGGATGGTGGAACATGACCTGCACGCCGCGATTGGCCAAGCGGGCGGGCTCCCCCCGGGCTGGAACGAGATCTGGCAAAACCGCGACCGGCGCGACCCCAAACGCGTGCCGATCACAATCCGGCTTGATGCGGATGTCGTGAAGTTCTTCAAAGGAATGGGCGAGGGGTATCAGGGACGCATCAACCGGGTCCTGCGGATGTTCATGCACTACCGGCTGGCCGGGATCGTGGAAGGGCCGGATACGACGGATTACGTGCTGCGGCCCGAGACATTGGTGAGCGAAAAGGCGGGGAAGAGGCCCGAATGGGGGGATTATGATCGGTTGCAGGCGGCGGTTGCGGAGCGAACTCGGGAACGTTGA
- a CDS encoding aminotransferase class IV translates to MEDHVSTHQAEEDARNDSVLIYVDGVLKPRAEALVSVFDSGFMLGDGVWEGLRLYDGTWAFVDEHIDRLFEAAKAIDLDIGMDRAGVIAALKMTQEANSMTTDAHVRLMVTRGVKARPFQHPGLSRSGPTFVIIMEHSRPSWPRPIKLATVPHMRGLPMTQDPKLNSHSKLNCILACIAAEKAGADEALMLDVHGFVNTTNACNFFIVRKGAVWTSTGDYCMNGITRQKVIDLCRANDIPVYERNYSLVDTYGADEAFLTGTFGAQTPVGEIDGRVIGSGDLGPVTTRIRGLYKALIETGA, encoded by the coding sequence ATGGAAGATCACGTCAGTACTCACCAGGCCGAGGAAGATGCGCGCAATGATAGCGTTTTGATTTATGTCGACGGCGTGCTGAAACCGCGTGCAGAAGCATTGGTGAGTGTGTTTGACAGCGGCTTTATGCTCGGCGATGGTGTATGGGAAGGACTACGGCTTTATGATGGGACGTGGGCCTTTGTAGACGAGCATATCGACCGTCTCTTTGAGGCGGCGAAAGCTATCGATCTGGATATCGGGATGGATCGTGCCGGAGTGATTGCCGCGCTAAAGATGACCCAAGAGGCCAACAGCATGACCACCGACGCCCATGTGCGGTTGATGGTCACGCGTGGGGTCAAAGCGCGGCCATTTCAGCATCCAGGGCTGAGCCGGTCGGGGCCGACGTTTGTGATTATCATGGAGCATTCGCGCCCAAGCTGGCCACGCCCAATCAAACTGGCCACGGTGCCGCATATGCGCGGCTTGCCGATGACCCAGGATCCGAAGCTCAACTCGCACTCTAAACTCAACTGCATTCTGGCCTGTATCGCAGCCGAAAAGGCGGGTGCGGATGAGGCCTTGATGCTGGATGTCCATGGGTTCGTGAACACGACGAATGCCTGCAACTTTTTCATCGTGCGCAAGGGCGCGGTTTGGACCTCTACCGGTGATTATTGCATGAACGGGATCACCCGCCAGAAGGTGATTGATCTGTGCCGTGCCAATGACATTCCGGTCTATGAACGCAACTACTCGTTGGTTGATACCTACGGCGCGGATGAAGCTTTTTTGACAGGGACGTTCGGGGCGCAAACTCCTGTCGGCGAGATTGACGGGCGCGTCATCGGCAGCGGAGACCTCGGGCCCGTCACCACGCGCATTCGCGGCCTCTACAAAGCTTTGATCGAGACCGGCGCATGA
- a CDS encoding thymidine kinase produces MAKLYFNYSTMNAGKSTVLLQASHNYIERGMKTYLMIAQLDNRAGEGRIGSRIGIGADADTFAPGEDLYDKIEARLNEGPCACVFVDEAQFLERQQVWQLARAVDDLKVPVMTYGLRVDFLGKLFPGSAALLALADEMREVRTICHCGKKATMVVRKDEYGQVLTSGDQIAIGGNDRYVSLCRKHWREEMGESE; encoded by the coding sequence ATGGCTAAGCTTTATTTTAACTATTCGACAATGAACGCGGGCAAATCGACCGTGCTTCTCCAAGCCTCGCACAACTATATTGAGCGCGGCATGAAAACCTATCTGATGATTGCCCAGCTAGACAACCGCGCAGGCGAAGGCCGGATCGGCAGCCGCATTGGCATCGGCGCCGATGCGGATACATTTGCCCCCGGCGAAGATCTTTACGACAAGATCGAGGCCCGGCTGAACGAAGGCCCCTGCGCTTGCGTTTTTGTCGACGAAGCGCAGTTCCTTGAACGCCAACAGGTCTGGCAACTGGCCCGGGCTGTTGACGATTTGAAAGTTCCGGTGATGACCTATGGCCTGCGGGTCGACTTTCTTGGAAAACTCTTCCCCGGGTCGGCCGCGCTTTTGGCCTTGGCCGATGAAATGCGCGAGGTCCGCACGATTTGTCACTGCGGGAAAAAGGCCACCATGGTTGTGCGCAAGGATGAGTATGGTCAGGTACTGACGAGCGGCGATCAAATCGCTATCGGCGGCAATGATCGTTACGTTTCACTTTGCCGCAAGCATTGGCGCGAGGAAATGGGCGAAAGCGAGTAG
- a CDS encoding IS3 family transposase (programmed frameshift), with translation MRQKPGTRKSHGDKVVKDIRRATRKQYSAEEKIRIVLDGLKGEDSIAELCRREGIAQSLYYSWSKEFLEAGKKRLAGDTARAATSTEVKDLRRESRDLKEVVAEQALELRLLKKKHARGWGGRRMRYPASEKLEIIRLVEGSHLPIKRTLDKLGIPRTTFYRWYDRYMSGGPEALDDRSPIPSRVWNRIPEPIREKIRDLALQESDLSPRELAVQFTDTEKYFVSEASVYRILKSYDLITSPAYVVLSAADEFKEKTTRPNELWQTDFTYLKVIGWGWFYLSTILDDYSRYIIAWKLCTTMKAEDVTDTLDLALQASGCDQATVLHKPRLLSDNGSSYISGELADWLEDQKMDHVRGAPYHPQTQGKIERWHQTLKNRILLENYYLPGDLRQQIDAFVDHYNHRRYHEGLQNLTPADVYFGRGETILKQRERIKRKTIETRRLLHRKSAA, from the exons ATGAGACAGAAACCCGGAACACGTAAGAGCCACGGTGATAAGGTCGTCAAAGACATCCGCCGTGCGACGCGCAAACAGTATTCCGCCGAAGAGAAGATTAGGATCGTGCTGGACGGCCTTAAGGGTGAGGACAGCATTGCCGAGCTTTGCCGTCGAGAGGGCATTGCTCAGAGCCTGTATTATAGCTGGTCCAAAGAGTTCCTTGAAGCGGGCAAGAAGCGTCTGGCTGGCGACACGGCCCGTGCAGCGACGTCGACCGAAGTCAAAGACCTTCGTCGGGAATCCCGTGATTTGAAAGAGGTCGTCGCTGAACAAGCCCTGGAGCTACGGCTGCTCA AAAAAAAGCATGCTCGGGGATGGGGAGGACGACGAATGAGGTACCCCGCATCTGAGAAACTGGAGATCATTCGCCTGGTCGAAGGCTCGCATCTCCCGATCAAGCGAACCCTGGACAAGCTGGGGATTCCCAGGACCACCTTCTACCGCTGGTACGACCGGTATATGTCAGGTGGCCCCGAGGCGCTTGACGATCGTAGTCCGATACCGTCACGGGTCTGGAACCGCATTCCCGAGCCCATTCGAGAGAAGATCAGGGACCTGGCTTTGCAGGAAAGCGACCTGTCTCCGCGCGAGTTGGCCGTTCAGTTTACTGATACAGAAAAGTATTTTGTGTCAGAGGCTTCCGTATATCGCATCCTCAAGTCTTATGATCTGATCACCAGCCCGGCCTATGTGGTTCTGTCAGCCGCCGACGAGTTCAAAGAAAAGACAACGCGTCCCAACGAGCTATGGCAAACCGACTTCACATATCTGAAGGTCATCGGATGGGGCTGGTTCTATCTCAGCACTATCCTCGATGATTACAGCCGCTACATCATCGCCTGGAAGCTCTGCACAACGATGAAGGCCGAAGATGTGACCGATACGCTCGACCTCGCGCTGCAGGCTTCGGGCTGCGATCAGGCGACGGTGCTGCACAAGCCGCGCCTGCTCAGTGACAACGGGTCGAGCTACATCTCGGGCGAACTGGCTGATTGGCTGGAAGATCAGAAGATGGATCATGTTCGAGGTGCGCCATATCACCCGCAAACCCAGGGCAAGATCGAAAGGTGGCATCAAACGCTAAAGAACCGCATTCTGCTTGAAAACTACTACCTGCCCGGTGATCTCAGACAACAGATCGATGCCTTTGTCGATCACTACAACCACCGGCGTTATCACGAAGGCCTGCAGAACCTCACGCCTGCCGATGTCTACTTCGGGCGCGGGGAGACTATTTTGAAACAACGAGAAAGGATCAAGCGAAAGACCATCGAAACGCGACGCTTGCTTCACCGCAAATCCGCCGCATAA
- the arsH gene encoding arsenical resistance protein ArsH: MTLDTSDMPNIVPGALQPLDIPALAGPDHPSHAPRILLLYGSLRETSYSRLCAEEGARVLRALGCETRFFDPSGLPLPDDADADHPKVAELRDLVMWSEGMVWSSPERHGAMTGIMKTQIDWLPLSPIGGIRPTQGKTLAVMQVTGGSQSFNTVNQLRILGRWMRLVTIPNQSSVPMAWKEFENGRMKPSSMYNRIVDVMEELARFTVMTRGRSEMLTDRYSERVETLADVHQRVSG; the protein is encoded by the coding sequence ATGACGCTTGATACGTCAGATATGCCGAACATCGTGCCCGGCGCGCTGCAACCTCTTGATATCCCTGCACTTGCTGGCCCCGATCATCCAAGCCATGCCCCGCGTATCTTGCTGCTTTACGGATCCTTGCGTGAAACAAGCTATTCACGCCTTTGCGCCGAAGAGGGGGCCCGGGTCCTGCGGGCCTTGGGCTGCGAGACCCGGTTTTTCGACCCATCCGGTTTACCTTTGCCCGACGATGCAGATGCAGATCACCCCAAAGTTGCCGAACTTCGCGATCTGGTCATGTGGTCCGAAGGGATGGTCTGGTCCAGCCCTGAACGGCATGGGGCGATGACGGGGATTATGAAAACGCAGATTGACTGGCTTCCCCTGTCACCCATCGGCGGTATCCGTCCGACGCAGGGCAAGACCCTGGCGGTTATGCAGGTCACTGGCGGTTCGCAATCTTTCAATACTGTCAATCAGTTACGCATACTTGGGCGGTGGATGCGTCTGGTGACCATCCCCAATCAGTCCTCAGTCCCGATGGCTTGGAAAGAGTTTGAGAATGGGCGGATGAAGCCGTCATCCATGTATAACCGTATCGTCGATGTGATGGAGGAGCTGGCCCGCTTCACCGTGATGACCCGTGGGCGCAGCGAGATGTTAACCGACCGGTACTCCGAGCGGGTTGAAACGCTTGCAGATGTGCATCAACGGGTCAGCGGTTAG
- a CDS encoding DUF1636 domain-containing protein, which produces MKHRITICTSCRNKGTACRPGYELITRLRQAIAAAGDAIPEDFEISGVACMAGCSHPCTVAYHGTKKASYLFGDIDPGEDIDDLVTFARQYAYLQDGWCSSVDRPGKLHKSTLARIPAAIMAIEEDGVRAS; this is translated from the coding sequence ATGAAGCATCGCATTACAATTTGTACATCCTGTCGTAACAAAGGCACTGCGTGCCGCCCGGGCTATGAGCTGATCACGCGCCTGCGGCAGGCGATTGCAGCCGCCGGGGATGCCATCCCCGAGGATTTTGAAATATCAGGCGTGGCCTGCATGGCGGGCTGTAGTCATCCCTGCACCGTGGCCTATCACGGCACAAAGAAAGCGAGCTATCTTTTCGGGGATATCGATCCGGGCGAAGACATCGACGATCTTGTCACCTTCGCCAGGCAATATGCCTATCTGCAGGATGGCTGGTGTTCCTCGGTGGATCGGCCCGGCAAATTGCACAAATCCACTTTGGCCCGCATCCCCGCTGCAATCATGGCGATTGAAGAAGACGGGGTGCGCGCGTCGTGA
- a CDS encoding ABC transporter ATP-binding protein produces MSAAALSVRDLSWSPGRGTDTLLHPTSFTLGAGRVLGIVGPNGAGKTTLLRLLYRFNRPLTGQVCLDDTDIWGLSARAVAQQIAAVLQEQPSDFALTIGEIVALGRTPYRRGFAGNTGSRDQEIIDQALARLDLHGLANRHLGTLSGGERQRVMVARALAQEPRLLILDEPTNHLDIRHQLEVLDLIRNLPLTIVTSLHDLNLAAGVCDDILLLRAGETIGFGPPDQVLSEAAVSDAFQVTARRERLAPSNAGHLTFHLPNKEPHI; encoded by the coding sequence GTGAGTGCGGCTGCCCTCTCTGTCCGGGACCTGTCCTGGTCGCCCGGGCGCGGGACCGACACGCTTTTGCACCCCACCAGTTTTACGCTGGGTGCTGGGCGGGTGCTGGGCATTGTCGGGCCCAATGGAGCGGGCAAAACCACCCTGCTGCGATTGCTCTACCGGTTTAACCGCCCGTTGACAGGGCAGGTCTGTCTTGACGATACCGATATCTGGGGCCTCTCGGCACGCGCCGTCGCCCAGCAAATCGCGGCGGTCTTGCAGGAACAGCCCAGTGATTTTGCCCTGACAATCGGTGAAATCGTCGCTTTGGGACGCACGCCGTACCGACGCGGCTTCGCGGGAAACACAGGGTCCCGTGACCAAGAGATTATCGACCAGGCCCTGGCGCGGCTTGATCTGCATGGGTTGGCAAACCGCCATCTGGGCACTTTGTCAGGGGGCGAGCGTCAGCGCGTCATGGTCGCCCGCGCCCTTGCGCAAGAACCGCGCCTCTTGATCCTTGATGAGCCGACCAATCACCTTGATATCCGTCATCAGCTTGAGGTGCTGGACCTGATCCGAAACCTGCCGCTGACGATTGTCACATCCTTGCATGATCTGAACCTCGCGGCGGGGGTCTGTGATGACATTCTGCTGCTGCGCGCCGGGGAAACCATCGGCTTTGGGCCGCCTGATCAGGTGCTGTCCGAGGCCGCCGTCTCGGACGCTTTCCAAGTCACAGCACGCCGCGAACGCCTTGCGCCCAGCAATGCGGGCCATCTCACCTTCCATCTTCCAAACAAGGAACCACACATATGA
- a CDS encoding FecCD family ABC transporter permease encodes MMGGIKSFNKTLALVLGALALLLVSLSFAISVGAVPVPPGTVWGVMLNRISPDLIAQTWSQSREAIVWEIRLPRALLAMMVGAGLAMVGASLQAVTRNPLADPHLLGISSGGAFGAILALLHTGLFIGPLTVPLLAFLGALGATLIVLAVSRFANAMSADRLVLAGVAVSFIIMACANVLIFLADPKATHIVVFWMLGGLGLAQWGQLIYPLVILLGCAGWLMLRAQDLNAMTVGDETASTLGIPVARFRLSVFVVGALITGVMVAFSGIIGFVGLMVPHVARMLVGGDYARVLPGSALIGAVFLLWADIAARTVMAPEDMPIGIVTGLVGGVFFVWLLGRQRVVN; translated from the coding sequence ATGATGGGCGGGATCAAAAGTTTCAACAAAACCCTCGCCCTTGTACTGGGGGCGCTGGCCCTGCTTTTGGTCTCGCTTTCATTTGCGATCTCGGTCGGGGCCGTCCCGGTGCCGCCGGGGACGGTCTGGGGGGTGATGCTGAATCGCATCTCGCCAGACCTGATTGCGCAAACCTGGTCGCAAAGCCGCGAGGCGATCGTCTGGGAAATCCGGCTGCCCCGCGCGCTGTTGGCGATGATGGTTGGGGCGGGGCTGGCGATGGTCGGCGCGAGCCTTCAGGCGGTGACGCGCAACCCTTTGGCCGACCCGCATCTTCTGGGGATATCCTCTGGCGGCGCATTCGGGGCCATCCTTGCGCTGCTGCACACGGGGCTCTTTATCGGGCCTCTGACAGTGCCCTTGCTGGCCTTCCTTGGCGCGCTTGGGGCGACACTGATCGTGCTTGCCGTGTCCCGTTTCGCCAACGCGATGAGCGCGGATCGGCTGGTCCTTGCAGGTGTCGCTGTGTCTTTCATCATCATGGCCTGCGCGAATGTGCTGATATTTCTGGCCGACCCAAAGGCCACCCATATCGTTGTGTTCTGGATGCTCGGCGGGCTGGGGCTCGCGCAATGGGGGCAGTTGATCTACCCGCTGGTGATCCTGCTGGGATGCGCCGGATGGCTGATGCTGCGGGCGCAGGATTTGAACGCGATGACAGTAGGGGATGAAACCGCCTCAACCCTTGGCATTCCGGTCGCGCGATTTCGACTGTCCGTCTTTGTGGTCGGCGCGCTGATCACGGGCGTTATGGTCGCATTTTCAGGGATCATCGGCTTTGTCGGGCTGATGGTGCCGCATGTAGCGCGGATGCTGGTCGGCGGCGATTATGCGCGGGTTTTGCCGGGCTCTGCGCTGATCGGGGCGGTCTTCCTTCTTTGGGCGGACATCGCTGCGCGCACCGTCATGGCCCCCGAGGACATGCCCATCGGCATCGTCACGGGCCTTGTGGGCGGGGTCTTCTTCGTCTGGCTATTGGGGCGACAACGGGTCGTGAATTAG
- a CDS encoding beta-ketoacyl-ACP synthase III produces the protein MHNVAITGTGVFTPSAVISNDELVAAFNTYADLWNAENADAIAAGNAAAKEHSSSDFIVAASGIEQRYVLDKEGVLDPARMFPRLPGRPDDAPGYMAEIGVDAAQKALAAAGRAAADVDLVICAASNMERAYPAIAVEIQQLLGAGGFAFDMNVACSSATFGLQTAADMIRAGSVKSALVINPEICSAHLEWRDRDCHFIFGDVATATLVERDDALETPHFKLLSTRCATQFSNNIRNNNGYLRRTHDHMEDRRDMQFMQNGRKVFKEVLPLVSKHIADHMADAGIDAADLRRLWLHQANKTMNDYIGKKVLGRVPAPDEQPNILQDYANTSSAGSIIAFSKHSDDLASGDKGLICSFGAGYSVGSVIVERA, from the coding sequence ATGCATAACGTCGCCATCACCGGAACCGGGGTTTTCACCCCATCAGCGGTCATTTCCAACGATGAGTTGGTCGCGGCTTTCAACACCTATGCCGATCTGTGGAACGCCGAAAACGCGGACGCCATCGCCGCAGGTAACGCGGCCGCGAAAGAGCATTCCTCAAGCGATTTTATCGTTGCGGCCTCTGGGATTGAGCAGCGCTATGTCCTTGATAAAGAAGGCGTTCTTGACCCCGCCCGGATGTTCCCCCGCCTGCCCGGTCGCCCCGATGATGCGCCAGGTTACATGGCTGAAATCGGTGTCGATGCCGCGCAAAAGGCGCTGGCCGCCGCTGGCCGCGCCGCGGCGGATGTTGACCTGGTCATATGCGCCGCCTCAAATATGGAGCGCGCGTACCCGGCAATTGCCGTGGAAATTCAACAGCTTCTGGGCGCGGGCGGCTTCGCCTTTGACATGAATGTCGCCTGCTCTAGCGCGACTTTTGGCCTCCAAACTGCCGCCGACATGATCCGCGCAGGCTCGGTCAAATCCGCACTCGTCATCAACCCCGAGATTTGCAGCGCCCATCTGGAATGGCGTGACCGCGATTGCCACTTTATCTTTGGCGACGTGGCCACGGCCACATTGGTTGAACGGGATGACGCGCTAGAAACCCCGCATTTCAAGCTACTCTCGACCCGTTGCGCGACGCAGTTCAGCAACAATATTCGCAATAATAACGGCTACTTACGTCGCACTCATGATCACATGGAAGACCGGCGCGATATGCAGTTCATGCAAAATGGCCGCAAGGTGTTTAAAGAGGTTCTGCCGCTGGTCAGCAAACATATCGCGGACCATATGGCCGATGCCGGAATCGATGCAGCAGATCTACGCCGGCTTTGGCTGCATCAGGCCAATAAGACGATGAATGACTATATCGGCAAAAAGGTACTGGGCCGCGTCCCCGCCCCGGATGAGCAGCCCAATATCCTACAGGATTACGCCAATACCTCTTCCGCCGGATCGATTATTGCATTCTCCAAACATTCCGATGATCTTGCATCCGGAGACAAGGGTTTGATCTGCTCATTTGGCGCGGGTTATTCAGTTGGGTCCGTCATCGTTGAGCGTGCATAA